The Paenibacillus macerans genome includes a window with the following:
- a CDS encoding CYTH domain-containing protein, with translation MPLEIERKFLLPEYPEELIRTGELIIRSEQEIDQTYLALHEDQELRVRKIRDAASGNVTFTHTFKKGFGLSREEVEVSISEGLYEQITGIHRAIPLTKRRVTAEWNGIVLEIDRYDQIDLMVLEVEFASETEAREFQPPQWFGPDISTDKRYSNKKVWRELQQSRRPQ, from the coding sequence ATGCCGTTGGAAATAGAACGTAAATTTCTGCTGCCGGAGTATCCGGAAGAGCTGATTCGGACAGGTGAACTGATTATTCGCTCGGAGCAGGAGATCGATCAGACGTATTTGGCTTTGCATGAGGATCAGGAGCTGCGGGTGCGGAAGATCCGCGATGCGGCCTCCGGGAACGTTACGTTTACGCATACGTTTAAAAAAGGCTTCGGTTTGTCCCGGGAGGAAGTGGAGGTTTCCATTTCGGAGGGGCTTTACGAGCAAATCACCGGAATCCACCGGGCGATACCGCTGACGAAACGGCGGGTGACCGCCGAGTGGAACGGGATCGTTCTGGAAATCGACCGCTACGATCAGATCGACCTGATGGTGTTGGAAGTGGAGTTCGCTTCGGAGACGGAGGCGCGGGAGTTTCAGCCGCCGCAGTGGTTTGGCCCGGACATCAGCACCGACAAGCGTTACAGCAACAAAAAGGTGTGGCGCGAGCTGCAGCAAAGCCGGCGCCCGCAATAA
- a CDS encoding aldo/keto reductase, which yields MAASVKLGKTDLYVNPIGLGTNAVGGHNIYPNLDEETGKQVVRTALEQGINFLDTAYFYGPERSEILIGEVVKELGARDRAVIATKGAHRMAGGKIVFDNSPAFLRQEVENSLKRLQTDYIDLYYIHFPDEATPKDEAVGELKKLKDEGKIRAIGVSNFSIEQLKEGNKDGYIDVLQSEYNLLKRDVEKELQPYCREQGISFVPYFPLAAGLLGGKYDKDTKFADYRANHPMFRGEAFARTLEKVDQVRKIAAAKNAEVAHVVLAWYLTRDTIDALIPGAKRPDQVIRNLKTLDVTLTPEEIAGIDRIFS from the coding sequence ATGGCAGCAAGCGTGAAATTAGGCAAAACCGATTTATACGTGAATCCGATCGGTCTGGGGACCAACGCGGTAGGCGGGCACAACATTTATCCGAATCTGGACGAGGAAACCGGGAAGCAGGTCGTGCGGACCGCTCTGGAGCAGGGGATCAACTTCCTGGACACGGCGTATTTCTACGGGCCGGAGCGGTCGGAAATCCTGATCGGCGAAGTCGTCAAAGAGCTTGGCGCCCGCGACCGGGCCGTCATCGCCACCAAAGGCGCGCACCGGATGGCGGGCGGCAAAATCGTGTTCGACAATTCGCCGGCCTTCTTGCGCCAGGAGGTCGAAAACAGCTTGAAACGGCTGCAGACCGACTACATCGACCTGTACTACATCCACTTCCCCGATGAAGCGACTCCCAAGGACGAGGCGGTCGGGGAGCTGAAGAAGCTGAAGGATGAAGGTAAAATCCGGGCGATCGGCGTATCCAATTTCTCGATTGAACAGCTCAAGGAAGGCAATAAGGACGGATACATCGATGTGCTGCAATCGGAATACAATCTGCTCAAGCGCGATGTGGAAAAGGAACTGCAGCCGTATTGCCGGGAGCAGGGCATCTCCTTTGTCCCGTATTTTCCGCTGGCGGCCGGCCTGCTCGGCGGGAAATACGACAAGGATACCAAGTTCGCCGATTACCGGGCCAATCACCCGATGTTCCGGGGCGAAGCGTTTGCCCGCACGCTGGAAAAAGTGGACCAGGTCCGCAAGATCGCCGCAGCCAAAAACGCCGAGGTGGCCCATGTCGTGCTGGCCTGGTACTTAACCCGGGATACGATCGACGCCTTGATTCCCGGAGCCAAGAGACCGGATCAGGTCATTCGCAATTTGAAAACGCTGGACGTGACCCTAACGCCCGAGGAAATCGCCGGCATCGACCGTATTTTTTCCTGA
- a CDS encoding DUF4173 domain-containing protein has translation MNENRPMPHDKVLAALLGGFALAAAHQYLFYGGGYGVSVPIFAGLFYLYLFLCARDRFQRPMTWFGWLSLAAVVLLSLTYALFANSVFFALNLLALPGLIFAQTTYMFNLKKRSWGDLRIIFDVLDHLLPQNFRHWATAFRAVQSAATKKMGDSRKQAAGKVLLGLLIALPLLIIVIGLLTSADSSFDRLLSAIPDWLNDSLSFGDVMFRLIWILLLGLLLFGYLWGFVDPMRENPVDWFGGIPMADSIGQTGGFRSDTVQSDTVQSDTVQSGAVQSDMVQSGAGEGGASVSGAGVSRTIQNDAGRNGTSGAGRSETLPGATAAASPYPGSTYPGSTPVRIDPLIAATVLVSINIVYLLFVSLQFTYLFGAWRGVLPDGSTYADYARSGFVELVLVTSINFAILIGALTLGGEARKALRTLNQALLYILVGCSGIMLLSAFTRLALYQEAYGYTYIRFLVFAFMIFLALLLVCAGLRIRFARVPLAKCFIALGLAAYVAVNYANMDLFIAKKNVERYEATGKIDAHYLTTLSADALPWLVSYSRKADPELNRQLHERWDVMTTIPEGQGWPGFNWAKFRAVRALEEDRNR, from the coding sequence ATGAACGAAAACAGGCCCATGCCGCACGACAAAGTGCTGGCGGCGCTGCTCGGCGGCTTTGCGCTGGCCGCGGCGCATCAATATTTGTTTTACGGGGGCGGCTACGGCGTATCCGTTCCGATTTTTGCCGGCTTGTTTTACCTGTATTTGTTCTTATGCGCCAGGGACCGGTTTCAGCGCCCGATGACCTGGTTCGGCTGGCTGTCCTTGGCGGCGGTCGTGCTGCTGTCGCTGACGTATGCGCTGTTTGCCAATTCGGTGTTTTTTGCCTTGAATTTGCTTGCCTTGCCCGGCCTCATTTTTGCCCAGACGACTTATATGTTTAATCTGAAAAAACGGTCGTGGGGCGATTTAAGGATTATTTTTGATGTGCTCGACCATCTGCTTCCGCAAAACTTCCGGCACTGGGCTACAGCATTCCGTGCCGTGCAATCGGCAGCGACGAAAAAAATGGGCGACAGCCGCAAACAAGCGGCCGGCAAGGTGCTGCTCGGGCTGCTGATCGCGCTGCCGCTTCTGATCATCGTGATCGGGCTGTTGACCTCGGCGGACAGCAGCTTTGACCGCCTGCTCTCGGCGATCCCGGACTGGCTGAACGACAGCCTTTCGTTCGGGGATGTGATGTTCCGGCTGATCTGGATCTTGCTGCTCGGCCTGCTGCTGTTCGGCTATCTGTGGGGATTCGTCGACCCGATGCGGGAAAACCCCGTAGACTGGTTTGGAGGAATCCCGATGGCGGACAGTATAGGGCAGACCGGTGGGTTCCGGAGCGATACGGTCCAGAGCGATACGGTCCAGAGCGATACGGTCCAGAGCGGTGCGGTCCAGAGCGATATGGTCCAGAGCGGAGCGGGTGAGGGCGGTGCGAGCGTGAGCGGTGCGGGCGTGAGCAGAACGATTCAGAATGATGCGGGCCGCAACGGTACGAGCGGTGCAGGCAGAAGCGAAACGCTGCCTGGCGCAACCGCTGCCGCTTCCCCGTACCCGGGCAGTACGTACCCGGGCAGTACGCCCGTCAGAATCGATCCGCTGATTGCCGCTACCGTGCTGGTCTCGATCAACATCGTTTATCTGCTGTTCGTTTCGCTCCAGTTTACATATTTGTTCGGGGCGTGGCGGGGCGTTTTGCCGGACGGCAGCACTTACGCCGATTACGCGAGAAGCGGATTTGTTGAGCTCGTTCTGGTTACGTCGATCAATTTTGCGATACTGATCGGCGCCTTGACGTTGGGCGGCGAGGCGAGGAAGGCGCTGCGGACGCTGAATCAGGCTTTGCTGTATATCCTTGTCGGATGCTCCGGCATCATGCTGCTGTCGGCGTTTACGCGGCTGGCCCTGTACCAGGAAGCCTACGGCTATACCTATATCCGCTTTCTGGTCTTCGCCTTTATGATCTTTTTGGCGCTGCTGCTCGTTTGCGCCGGGCTGCGCATCCGCTTCGCGCGGGTTCCGCTGGCCAAATGCTTTATCGCGCTCGGCCTGGCCGCTTACGTTGCGGTAAACTATGCCAATATGGACCTCTTTATCGCCAAAAAGAACGTTGAACGCTACGAAGCGACCGGCAAAATCGATGCCCATTACCTGACGACTCTGTCCGCCGACGCGCTGCCATGGCTTGTAAGCTACAGCCGCAAGGCCGATCCGGAACTGAACCGCCAGCTGCATGAACGCTGGGACGTCATGACAACGATACCCGAAGGCCAGGGCTGGCCGGGGTTCAATTGGGCCAAATTCCGGGCGGTCCGTGCGCTGGAGGAGGATAGAAACCGCTAG
- a CDS encoding PH domain-containing protein — protein MSRAKRYHPFVMLLGIWNLGKNAIYFFFFLFVLKAGSDAAWVKYGRLALLVLAGISLLSILWSWLTRRYQLDDTSFRLYQGVFVKSKRVIPFSKIQNINRHTTLFHRIFKVTAIRFETGMEGEDAAVEFRVISYAEADRLEERVAGPAKREDALTAADGDRATSEVKPKEAGDSKRTLHFSPARKDLIKASFTSLSFLILIPVLFSLYSKADDFFDLEQQAQGVLAELMSTWWSAAATLSLLAAVSVVLGIAVTFVRYGGFELSSDAERIYIVKGMIERTAFSIAKERVQGVEVVQSLMKRLLGLAEVRLITAGGEGKDEREVNSLYPFLPVLDAFRLVSEMLPSYEISAEMSPLPRASLGISLAKSGWTWVSLIALSLPWLPFIPDVPVFGAAWWWMAAAGLLIWTVARNILNHFNTAYAIHGRFLQFRTGGLTSRLFISKREKIIEVKVTRGPLQRRWGLASVHIANRARPVLQHKLPGVPAAWARSFYAWYAGRTKEIRIE, from the coding sequence ATGAGCCGGGCCAAACGTTATCATCCGTTTGTTATGCTGCTGGGCATCTGGAACTTGGGGAAAAATGCGATTTATTTCTTTTTCTTTTTATTTGTTCTTAAAGCGGGCTCGGACGCGGCATGGGTGAAATACGGCAGGCTGGCCTTGCTGGTCCTGGCCGGAATCAGCCTCTTGTCCATCCTGTGGAGTTGGCTCACGCGCCGGTATCAGCTTGATGACACTTCGTTCCGTTTATACCAAGGCGTTTTCGTCAAGTCGAAAAGAGTGATCCCCTTCTCCAAAATTCAAAATATAAACCGTCATACGACGCTGTTTCACCGGATTTTCAAGGTGACCGCCATCCGTTTTGAAACCGGGATGGAGGGCGAAGATGCGGCCGTCGAGTTTCGCGTCATCTCCTATGCGGAAGCGGACCGGCTGGAGGAGCGGGTGGCGGGACCGGCAAAAAGGGAGGATGCTTTGACTGCGGCGGACGGCGATAGGGCAACCTCGGAAGTAAAGCCCAAAGAAGCCGGTGATTCCAAGCGGACCCTGCATTTCAGTCCGGCCCGGAAAGACCTGATCAAAGCTTCGTTTACCTCCTTGAGTTTCCTTATTCTGATTCCGGTTCTTTTTTCGCTGTATTCCAAAGCCGATGACTTTTTCGATCTTGAGCAACAAGCCCAAGGCGTTCTGGCCGAGCTGATGAGTACCTGGTGGTCGGCGGCGGCGACACTTTCGCTGCTGGCGGCGGTATCCGTCGTCCTGGGGATCGCCGTAACTTTTGTGAGATATGGGGGCTTTGAGCTTTCTTCGGATGCGGAGCGCATCTATATCGTCAAGGGGATGATCGAACGTACGGCGTTCTCCATTGCAAAAGAAAGAGTGCAGGGGGTGGAGGTTGTCCAATCCCTGATGAAGCGGCTGCTTGGTTTGGCGGAGGTACGGTTGATCACCGCGGGCGGCGAGGGGAAAGACGAACGGGAGGTCAACTCGCTTTATCCTTTTTTGCCGGTCCTGGATGCCTTCCGCCTTGTGTCGGAAATGCTGCCTTCCTATGAGATTTCCGCCGAAATGAGCCCGCTCCCCCGGGCATCCCTGGGAATCAGTTTGGCTAAGTCAGGGTGGACTTGGGTTTCTCTTATTGCTTTATCCCTTCCTTGGCTTCCTTTCATACCGGACGTACCGGTTTTCGGGGCGGCTTGGTGGTGGATGGCCGCGGCGGGGCTGTTGATTTGGACCGTGGCGCGGAATATCCTGAATCATTTCAATACGGCTTATGCCATCCATGGCCGTTTCCTGCAGTTTCGGACCGGAGGGCTGACTTCCCGGCTGTTTATCAGCAAGCGGGAGAAAATCATTGAAGTGAAAGTGACCCGCGGCCCGCTGCAGCGCCGGTGGGGGCTGGCGTCCGTCCATATCGCGAACCGGGCCCGCCCCGTTCTGCAGCACAAGCTTCCCGGCGTTCCGGCCGCTTGGGCAAGGTCGTTTTACGCATGGTACGCGGGAAGAACGAAGGAAATAAGGATTGAATGA
- a CDS encoding PH domain-containing protein — protein sequence MSNEVIEPRQRLSKNAVKIWRIHEAVESAVTFLVIGVLLYLGHRFSWVSWVGWILAGLAVLEVPLMIWSVFIQPSMKYARWRYAISEQFLQLKYGILTETGELIPMTKIQAVATRQGPLQKRYGVCSVTVTTMGASHTIPVLDQDAAKALRNQIARYAKLKEADE from the coding sequence TTGTCTAACGAAGTCATCGAACCTCGGCAGCGATTATCCAAAAATGCGGTGAAAATTTGGAGGATTCATGAGGCGGTCGAAAGCGCCGTCACATTTCTGGTGATCGGGGTGCTGCTTTATCTGGGTCACCGTTTTTCATGGGTTTCCTGGGTGGGATGGATTCTGGCCGGACTCGCCGTCCTTGAGGTGCCGCTGATGATTTGGTCCGTGTTTATCCAGCCTTCCATGAAGTATGCCAGATGGCGTTACGCCATTTCGGAGCAGTTTTTGCAATTGAAATATGGAATCCTTACGGAAACCGGGGAGTTGATTCCGATGACCAAAATTCAGGCGGTGGCCACCCGGCAGGGTCCATTGCAAAAAAGGTACGGGGTCTGCTCGGTAACGGTCACGACGATGGGGGCTTCGCATACGATTCCCGTCCTGGACCAGGACGCGGCCAAGGCACTAAGAAATCAGATCGCCCGTTATGCCAAGCTGAAAGAGGCCGACGAATGA
- a CDS encoding DUF2975 domain-containing protein — protein MKSKMFFKAGSVASLIVFFVALLIGVLEAIEHVSHLWFAGSGWTGVLGDFEPVFSYIDIHFLANPELYDSRAFIALSFVNSISALLLIALSAFYMHKLLRNIHRDSLFMYENVSVFYKLGIVIIVLGTLFNYTESVMLTQAIGELQIVGASIQLTDISYVDSLISGFVMMIIASALKIAVNAVEENKNTI, from the coding sequence ATGAAATCCAAAATGTTCTTCAAAGCGGGATCCGTCGCTAGCTTGATCGTATTTTTTGTAGCTCTGCTGATCGGTGTGCTGGAGGCGATAGAGCATGTTTCCCATCTCTGGTTCGCAGGCAGCGGATGGACCGGGGTTTTGGGCGATTTTGAGCCGGTATTCAGCTATATCGATATCCATTTTCTTGCCAATCCGGAGCTCTACGACAGCAGGGCGTTTATCGCTTTATCCTTCGTTAACTCGATCAGCGCGCTTCTTTTAATCGCGTTGTCCGCGTTTTATATGCATAAGTTGCTGCGGAACATTCACCGGGACAGCCTGTTTATGTATGAGAATGTTTCCGTCTTTTACAAACTGGGGATCGTTATTATTGTACTGGGTACGTTATTCAACTACACGGAATCCGTTATGCTGACGCAGGCCATCGGCGAGCTGCAGATCGTGGGCGCCTCCATTCAATTGACCGACATCTCGTACGTAGACAGCCTAATCAGCGGATTCGTTATGATGATCATTGCCTCCGCCCTCAAAATCGCCGTAAACGCGGTGGAAGAAAACAAAAATACGATCTGA
- a CDS encoding helix-turn-helix domain-containing protein — protein sequence MIRIKLDVVMAQRKMSLTRLSQLVGITQANLSILKNENGKAIRFSTLDALCRALECQPGDLLEYVEDEDGNAAERGIEAE from the coding sequence GTGATCAGAATCAAGCTTGATGTCGTAATGGCCCAGCGGAAAATGTCGTTAACCCGTCTCTCCCAACTGGTTGGAATTACCCAGGCCAACCTGTCCATCCTCAAAAACGAAAACGGCAAAGCGATCCGCTTCTCCACGCTGGATGCGCTTTGCCGGGCGCTCGAATGCCAACCCGGGGATTTGCTGGAGTACGTGGAGGATGAAGACGGGAACGCCGCGGAGCGGGGTATCGAAGCGGAATGA
- a CDS encoding ABC transporter substrate-binding protein: MKLHHQYLLLHERYGAKEGEAAVAGVTLDELAAALDCTHRNALTIIRNMEERGWIGWTPRRGRGARSSLRFLARAEEIAAQSVMQAIRRKDVRQAIEDIRRHAGSSSLQDQLQGWLLSYFGHHAETRRDRQIDTLRLPVRQRLYTVDPLYMNLLAESFVSSHVFDGLVHQQSAAGELLPGIAHAWDVDAGRTEWTFYLRKGVLFHNGNLLTADDVVFTFERLAGSTRRALYSSIFKQIRTVRALNQNTVRIELKEQSELFLPWLCTSRAAIVPRNLDGRGEARFGVSPVGSGPFKVAEMNGDLCVLEAFPHYFQGQAHLDRIEIVYVPWNIAGEPGAGSDGDSLSPFHVIPNPTAAESEGWSQMHSRVSVRKFVTCNTRKSGPLSDPAVRARVFSALRGAAAEPARRADAPGRLGTGPGQDVADSVRGSADSTRDTADSARGTADSARGTADSAQGGGSFGQDAIASEEGAAVPGRDAGALGRNAAAAPGRDASALGWSAAAAPGLDASALGRSAAAAPGLDASALGRSAAAAPGLDASALGRSAAAAPGLDASALGRDTAAPAQDAAGSELLIATIAPYKPDADFVAGRLMAAGYPCRVLSASAEEFKGDIRLKSDLIVFSLLRDQDEQLRLFDLYQTVSEHVEPYMQIDIGRLLQAVALEQHPRRRATLFEKIETRLIAADELYILYEKPVQTAFLPSVRGVAFNSQGWVDLRNIWFPPKL; this comes from the coding sequence ATGAAACTGCACCATCAATATTTGCTGCTGCATGAGCGTTACGGCGCCAAGGAGGGTGAAGCCGCCGTTGCGGGAGTTACGCTGGACGAGCTGGCGGCCGCCCTGGACTGCACCCACCGGAACGCCTTGACGATCATCCGCAACATGGAGGAGCGCGGCTGGATCGGGTGGACGCCGCGGCGGGGCCGGGGGGCGCGTTCTTCCTTGCGCTTCCTGGCGAGAGCCGAAGAAATCGCCGCGCAGTCGGTCATGCAGGCCATCCGCCGCAAGGATGTCCGGCAGGCGATCGAGGACATCCGCCGGCACGCTGGAAGCTCCTCGCTGCAGGACCAGCTCCAGGGCTGGCTGCTTTCCTATTTCGGGCATCACGCCGAAACGCGCCGCGACCGGCAGATCGACACGCTGCGCCTGCCGGTCCGGCAGCGGCTTTATACGGTGGACCCGCTGTACATGAACCTGCTGGCGGAGTCTTTTGTGTCGAGCCATGTGTTCGACGGTCTCGTCCATCAGCAGAGCGCCGCCGGGGAATTGCTGCCAGGCATCGCCCACGCCTGGGACGTTGACGCAGGCCGCACCGAGTGGACGTTTTACCTTCGCAAAGGAGTGCTGTTTCACAACGGCAATCTGCTTACGGCGGACGACGTCGTGTTTACCTTCGAGCGGCTGGCCGGAAGTACGCGCCGCGCTTTGTACAGCTCGATTTTCAAGCAAATCCGGACGGTTCGCGCGCTTAATCAAAACACCGTCCGCATCGAGCTGAAGGAGCAAAGCGAGCTATTTCTTCCGTGGCTTTGCACCAGCCGGGCCGCCATCGTCCCGCGAAACCTCGACGGGCGCGGGGAAGCAAGATTCGGGGTGAGTCCCGTCGGCAGCGGGCCGTTCAAAGTCGCCGAGATGAACGGCGATCTGTGCGTGCTGGAGGCTTTCCCGCATTATTTTCAGGGGCAGGCGCATCTTGACCGGATCGAAATCGTGTATGTGCCCTGGAATATCGCCGGGGAACCAGGCGCCGGAAGCGACGGGGATTCTCTCTCCCCGTTCCACGTTATCCCTAATCCGACTGCGGCGGAAAGCGAAGGCTGGAGCCAAATGCATTCCCGGGTCTCCGTCCGCAAATTCGTGACCTGCAATACGCGAAAAAGCGGCCCGCTCAGCGATCCTGCGGTGCGGGCGCGGGTTTTTTCCGCGCTGCGGGGCGCTGCCGCCGAGCCGGCTCGGCGTGCCGACGCGCCGGGGCGGCTTGGCACCGGACCTGGGCAAGACGTTGCCGACTCTGTGCGAGGTAGCGCCGATTCAACACGGGATACTGCCGATTCAGCACGGGGTACCGCCGATTCAGCACGGGGTACTGCCGATTCGGCGCAAGGCGGCGGCTCATTTGGCCAGGACGCTATCGCATCAGAAGAGGGCGCCGCTGTCCCTGGGCGGGACGCCGGCGCGCTTGGGCGGAACGCCGCCGCTGCACCTGGGCGGGACGCCAGCGCACTGGGGTGGAGCGCCGCCGCTGCACCCGGGCTGGACGCTAGCGCACTTGGGCGGAGCGCCGCCGCTGCACCCGGGCTGGACGCCAGTGCGCTTGGGCGGAGCGCCGCCGCTGCACCCGGGCTGGACGCCAGTGCGCTTGGGCGGAGCGCCGCCGCTGCACCCGGGCTGGACGCCAGTGCGCTTGGGCGGGATACGGCCGCACCGGCGCAGGATGCGGCCGGGTCCGAGCTGCTTATCGCCACCATTGCGCCGTACAAGCCGGACGCCGACTTCGTCGCCGGACGCTTGATGGCCGCGGGCTATCCTTGCCGCGTACTTTCCGCGTCGGCCGAGGAATTCAAGGGCGATATCCGCCTGAAGTCCGACCTGATCGTCTTTTCCCTGCTGCGGGACCAGGACGAGCAGCTCCGCCTGTTCGATCTGTATCAAACCGTCTCCGAACACGTGGAGCCGTATATGCAGATCGACATCGGCAGACTGCTGCAGGCCGTGGCCTTGGAGCAGCATCCACGGCGGCGGGCCACCCTGTTCGAGAAAATCGAAACGCGGTTAATCGCCGCGGACGAACTGTATATTTTATACGAAAAACCGGTCCAGACCGCTTTCCTCCCATCGGTGCGCGGCGTCGCTTTCAACAGCCAAGGCTGGGTCGATCTGCGGAATATCTGGTTTCCGCCGAAGCTTTAA
- a CDS encoding S-layer homology domain-containing protein, whose product MNNTSKFTFKWMKLTLLMVIAFTLLVGGTASAFQDAKGGREQKAIETLKKRGILKSDQSGYFKPNQKLDNASAISLIAGAFELNLDNLRFVKKPEASDYYSKVKNDAWYAGAFVIALYRGFDIPKDIDPSAKVTKEQFSHWLFQAIATQGEYAWPMIYTEIKDGKSIDADLMGSIQKLLNAGIVTLDKNKKFNPAGPITFSEAAGMLERALGFVEDSRPTGTVTGNLYDFNLSKDKVNGGIYKVTVSAMAPHPGYGIEIASIVFDGDKAVINYRITGPEKGKLYPQVITEVKAVTYIPDNYKPVLGEGTK is encoded by the coding sequence ATGAACAACACGAGCAAATTCACTTTCAAATGGATGAAGCTGACGCTGCTTATGGTCATCGCCTTCACCCTGCTGGTTGGCGGCACCGCCTCCGCCTTCCAAGACGCCAAAGGAGGCCGTGAGCAAAAAGCGATCGAAACCTTGAAGAAACGAGGCATCCTTAAAAGCGACCAATCGGGATATTTCAAGCCGAACCAAAAACTAGACAACGCTTCGGCCATCTCGCTGATCGCCGGCGCGTTCGAGCTAAACCTCGATAACCTGCGTTTCGTGAAAAAACCCGAGGCCAGCGACTACTACAGCAAAGTAAAAAACGACGCCTGGTACGCCGGAGCTTTCGTGATCGCGCTTTACCGCGGCTTCGATATTCCGAAGGACATCGACCCTTCGGCGAAAGTGACGAAGGAGCAGTTCAGCCACTGGCTGTTCCAGGCGATCGCCACCCAAGGCGAATACGCGTGGCCGATGATTTATACCGAAATCAAGGACGGCAAATCGATCGATGCGGATTTGATGGGCAGCATCCAGAAGCTGCTGAACGCAGGGATCGTGACGCTGGACAAAAACAAGAAGTTCAACCCCGCCGGACCGATCACGTTCAGTGAAGCCGCCGGCATGCTGGAGCGGGCGCTCGGGTTCGTCGAAGACAGCAGGCCAACCGGCACGGTGACCGGAAACTTGTATGACTTCAACTTGTCAAAAGACAAAGTGAACGGAGGCATCTACAAAGTGACGGTTTCGGCCATGGCTCCCCATCCGGGATACGGCATCGAAATCGCGAGCATCGTTTTTGACGGGGACAAAGCCGTGATCAACTACCGGATCACTGGGCCGGAGAAAGGCAAATTGTATCCACAGGTCATTACCGAGGTTAAAGCGGTCACGTATATTCCGGACAATTACAAGCCGGTGCTAGGCGAAGGAACGAAGTGA